The DNA window ATGAGTATAAACTCTCCAGGGTCTTAAATGATTTAATTCTAAATCAATTTAAATGTGATGGTTCAGGCAAAAGAAAatccacaaaaataaatacattcaccaTAAGGGACCTGAAAGTTCAGTAGTTAACTGATTTGCTAAAGCCTGAAGGTGGACCAGGGGTCAGCACCCTCAGGGTTAGTGTTGACCAATGGCACACTAACAATAACTGATCACCTACATGCCAAATGACCTCTCAGATAAGGATGGCAGCATTCTTATATAGTATAGTGctcatgtttctgtttgttacACTTAATTCtcccttttttacattttcggctattgtaacattttgtaaACAAGGAAATGTCATTTAAAGCAGTACACTGAAATGGGAACTGTGCATCTAATTTATAAACACAGCGGTTAAAAGAAATACAAGTATTTTCAAAGTTTATTCCTGATGAACAAGATTACTGGAAGGTTGGTGGGGTTAAGGATTTCAACTCTGACGCGATGTTTTCAAAGCTTGGATGGACTAATTATCCAGTACTTTCTTGGTATTAAGGTTCACCGTCCTGTAGTGCTCCCAGACTGGTTGGTGGTTTCTTTGTACCGAAACAACAGAACTATTCTCATGGAGCAAAGTTGACCTATACCTGCAACGATGGATGGAAACTGCCATAAAAGGGTTGAGTGAGAAGCCAGTGACAAAGACAGTGAAGGGTTGGTGGGCAACAAGCACATGtcaaaatggtaaatggtctCATGAACCACAATGTCTAGGTAAGTGTTCCTAAATACCTCTACTGTTCTTACTATTATTTTAAACCCATGGTTGTACCGTCGCTCTATGAATGGCCATGAATGTCCTTCTGTTGGTCCAAACTTAAATATCCTATCAGGTGGGTTGCCATTAAATTTAGAACATTTTGGACATTTGTCTTTACCAGGATGAATTGTTTTAACTTTGGTTTTCAGTAGGTGGCTCATTTGATTTTACTTTAATCCAATATCCACAATCAAGGCTGAGGAGCCTTCCCTTTAACagcaagtcttttttttttttgacacaataAATTCTTGAAGATGTTTGTGCAAATGAcagcatttaaagaaaaatatgggTGAAAAGTGGTTGATATAAGGACACATTATATGGATAAGATATAAACCCAAAGAGGATATTACAGCCAAACGTATGAAGGAATCTTTAATGTTGCTATGTGAGAGTAAAGGGGTGTTTCCACTATAGTCCAATAGCCAGattgaggcgggtctcactcgtcaaaacgcccctaatttgaatatgagccgccctgagcggtcttttgtccagactttttttggccctgtcaaaAAGCAgggttgtttttctcccctgagaAAAGCCTGGTTGcagattggatagaacgctaagcaggatgtggcGTAGTACTCGAGgccacaacaacatgcgccatttgtaaaagctgggcaaagcagtgttgccaacttagtgactttgcgACCCACcacgactatttttcaaaaagcgaCTCCACAAACTCCAACTGGTGCAGAACACTGCTGCCCGAATTTTAACAGGAACCAAAAAATATCACCACATAGCTCCAGTTTTAGCAGCTTTGCACTGGCTACCCATTTTattcagaattgattttaaaattattttactcacgtttaaagctttaaaaggcCTTGCTCCTATTTATATCTCTGATCTTCTGGTCCTCTATGTCCCAATGCGTACATTGAGATCTGTGGATGGGGCTCTACTGGTGCTCCCTCGATCCCGGCTGGTGACCAAGGGTGACCGGGCATTTGCTGTTAGGGCCCCGAGTCTCTGGAACTCTCTACCCCTTGAGGTCAGACAGGCCTCATCACTAGCCTCTTTTAAATCCCTActgaaaactttcttttatCGCAAAGCCTTTTTAAGTACTTAATCTCTGGGTTTTTCTTTctatgttttgacatttgtgattccaacttgtctgcattgcactttaccttgctttgttgttttattgtaattttttctgtcttccactatgtttttatctcttgcctgtaaagcactttgtaactttgttaagaaaagtgctatacaaataaagtttattattataagtttatAAAATGTCCCGTATCCAACACTTGAACGTGGCCAACTCGCCACCTTGATATCCTCACTGGGTAGCTGGCTTTTGAAAATAGTTCTCTTTCTCTTGTGATGAAAAACATTAATCTAAAGCTAAAGCATAAGATTAAGCTAAATTCTtctataaattgttttttaataaaaataaataaacatagaaACTTCTGATCAACCAAGACAGAAGTCTTGAAGTCAAGGGCAAAAAtctatttcctgtttaaaccgCACCCACTTCCAGGCTAGTCCCACCCGTTCAAAGTACGGATACAGAGAGATAATTTAGTTGGTTGAAcagatacaaatacaaatataaatatggaaCATGATGTACCCCCAACCAGAGGCTCTGTTCACAAATTCTGGAAGAATTGTATAAAAACAACATCTCAGTGtgattagggatgggtaccgaattcggtacttttataggtaccgaccgaattccgtcggtactaccgagtaccgattcatgtaaaatcaaacggtaccatgtttcggtacctaaacggcgttaactttaaactgatcattgatttcaacccgttttcatttgacgtctttgattaacaagcgtgctgacgatcgcactatttttttaaatgtatttacctcctcgtctggtcctgtctgctcaccgcggccgctaactgctgccctcttccaccgcggaacagagaccaacagccggctctaggtctTCTGGCCGCCAGctactatctctccaatgtctcttcccgggcttggccttcgtctgcctccagattagaccttccttactccgtttgctctctccattcatccgtagacttttcattagcagctagaagctagctgctgcatctccggtcctccgctaatactccgctcttcaactcaggaatattacctgccacttaactccaaactgcctcgctgaaattaaatccctcggactcctgcgtcatcctcgatatgtgcacagagcagcccgactcaactttgtttattccatcatgctatgcccacgatactgtctgaccggtgctgcgccgcacagctacgacgtcatcacaacaaatcacacgtgcacttgcaactttttttttttctcctccgtgctttgccacctgagagcgctcctctgcattctttgataacactgcaaccttcatgttacaaaatgtacgttcactcaacaataaagcactgctcatcctggattttatattgttttgatatattttttaaagtttatattttgagaaataaatatgttacgcaaaagtaccgaaaattggtaccgttgagtaccggtaccaattcccaggtaccgggtatcggtaccgtatcgattcaaatgtgaaaggtacccatccctaagtGTGATACTTACTGGTGTGTCCACTCTTTCTTACAGGATCTTCCAGCAGCCCCGGACCGACTGGACCTGCAATCGTTCCAAGTAAATAAGTTGATTAATTTCTTCTTTCTACAacaaactttgtttattccaaagACAAATCCACAGCCGTggcatttataattattattattattatggatgcATTAGATCCACCAGCAAGTTGAGACCTGAAGAATTCAAAATGTGGGGTGACATATAAGGGTGGTTTACTCTGATATGACagcttaaaatatttgtttatagaaacctttttgttttctctatttCAGCCCACAACTGTGGAGATCCCCCTGTAGTTAGAGATGGTATTGTGCATGTTGATCTAACATCTTTGAGTTACCAATGCGTTCAATATTACAAACTAGTTGGTCCACAGCAAGTGGTGTGTTACGACAATGGAGAGTGGTCAGAACGACCCACCTGCAAAGGTAAAAACAAGTCAGCTCTAAAGGTTTGTCAAAGACGTTGGCTGGAAACAAAAGTTaaccatttttttgttgtatctTCTGTTCAGCCGACTTCTGTCATGTCGACACTGCACTCTATCCAGAGTTAAAACCTACTGGAAGTTATTTTTTAAGAGATGGTGAGAAGAAGAAATTGAAATGTGTGCGAGATCCAGAGTGGTACACTGATCATTTTGTTGATTTCGAGTGCAATGACGGAAGACTGACACGTTCCCCCGAATGTAAGTTTTAAATTAAGCTCTTAACAAATTAATCTGCCATTAAAAGAAATACCAGATACAGTCCCTAGTCATAGTTGATGAGTATGTGGTGAGGGCGGACTGGCCAAGGGGGAAAATAATCCTTTCCCCGCCCATAAATGTTGGAaaagtgcagttttttttaaattcacatgtCAACATGGTGTCATGTCCTTGCTGTTACTTGACAAAGAACGCTACATTAAAAACTTAAGCAGAATCCGCTCAGATTGCAGTCCATACCTCAAACACTGGACGACTGATCAAACTACACAGTTATGTCAACACTGCACTCTATCCAGAGTTAATACCTGCTggaactgtttgtttgttttaccaaATGTTCATTAACTTTAAGATCATTTTGTCAATAACGGAAAACTTTTAgtcttgttatgttttttttgttttttttacggtcgatgatgtgttttttctccATTGCTACCTCAGATGTCAAAAATCACCTAgctgttacaaaaaaatactaaatctcaatattatttttctttaattataaACAACACTGATTTAAATGAATTGCACCAAACACTGCAGTCCTCAgtaatacagcagcaataactTGAGGGTAAAATAGTATTATCGTATATAATACCATTTGCTGTATAGGGCGAACATGAAAAAATTGCTCAATATAGTGGAACACGGTTATAACTACAATTTCTCCATAACACTGTTGGACTGTAAAAGTATTTATCTGTTGGCACCAAAGAAAGAACCTGAGGAGAACTAACGATCCACAAGCTGATTTACTAAAAACCTTCTACACcatgtttgattgttttaagcagaaaaaaagtgcaCACATTCAGTCCATCAGCCCTTTACCTGGGTGtgaaataaacaagctgctccACATATTCACTGCTGTGCTTCTATGTTTTCAGGTTGTCAAAGGTTGTTATCATATTCAGTGAGTGACTCTTTAATCTACTTTTGTAAAACACATTGTATTTACACTGATGTTGTCTCACATGAAGCACTACTGCTGTTTATTCATGTCTTATTtagatttatgcatttatgttttattttctaccaGATTGGATGCTAAGGCTGTATCACTAAGGGAGAGATACTGGGGCCTTTGGATTTCCTCTCTACTGACTGGAAACTTTTGAGCGACAACAAAGTTGTGATGATGCTGATAAACAATGTGTTGGAAGTGTCTCATATGAAATTCCTCACAACGTCCTTAATTTTCCATTCTGATTAGTgattcatttattgttttagcAGTAGAACAAACCAATCATTTCTGCactgttttgtaaccacaattCTTGCTAAGGCTAAAACATGCATCACTGACTGGAAACCTTTGAAGTTACATTTTCAgctgaaaatgcatgttgcttattatttttgatctattgaagaaaataaataaataaaatggggaAAATTTAAATGTGGTTGTCTTATCACTTAAAAATCATGATTCTTTGATAGGCATGCTTAAATAAAATGAGGGGACAGGGGCAAGAGAATATCAAAAAGGGCTCTAGGGTGTATAACAAAATAGAAAGACACATCAATAACATAAGAATAAATGGTAAACAAGCAATATTAAAACTGCTTAATAGCAACAGTATTTTCGcagttttttggggtttttttcccagaggctgtagcgggctcaaTTGTATTacatactggagatactggtataaTCTGAAGATCTATAGGCACCAAgtatgtcaggatatcgtgttgggaagttgtcaaaataacgctgcaaagttaggatattttttgatgtttcatggtgattttcgaagcggtcatgtgacctctgatggcATGCCCTCTGTGTTTACATACATGCCTAcgttatgctgataacatgcaagTTAAGgcaaaaccacatagtttttctcatgtagtacaTATTTGCTATGTCCagctactgtatttgaatatttgtgcatactgaggtccctatAGGCTTTTAAtcacataaactgggtatcagtggaaagctgagactgcTGTGAATTCTatgagcccagttttcttcatgtgggatgatgtaagtcatcagtagtagctaCTTCactgcagtgagggcatttcttgagtcccGATcttactgtataaaatgagctgctgtgacctctaggataatcacagcctcatgaaactttacacaAACTAGAGACCACTAGAGACTAGAGCATTCAGCCCTTCCCCCTCCCCACATCACcccacccaaaaaaaacaaaaaaaaaaccataacgagcaaacacacacacacacttttttttttttggacatcccataatatgatgtttttctgtcatttatggaaaGACTTAACAAAAAATATCTATCAAgtctataataaagtcattttcagcattttgagGCATCTTTAAATTTGGCCATTTTTAACAAAAGCCAtcatatttatgactttttaattttatttttggacatccaataatatggtgtttttctgatatttctggacaaactatgctctaatgtgtcaacagactataattaagtaattttcagcattttgaGGCATCtttaaatttgaacatttttgaccaaaatcaacatactatagtatgacttttttccagtcattggacatcccataatatggtgtttttctgtcatttatggaaaAATGTACAACTAATATgtgtcaacagactataataaagatatttttacaatttttaggcattttaaaatttgaccatttttgacaaatattgacatactatagtatgacatttttttaaattactggaCATCATAGGTGTACGTGTGCATGAAGCCTATTGGATCATTTTTCTTCTGACTTGGCAACAACATATTGCCTGAGTGTTTACTCAACCACCTTTTTCGGGAAATGCTGTCAACAATAATTAACTAACTCTGATCTGGACCCCGCTTTTAACTGTACTTTGCTGTCTGATGAATCAGTTGCTCTCAAAATGTCCATCAAGTATCTTGGAGTCTTCCTTCTGATTTTGTTTCCTGGAATCCTACATGGTGAGAATATTGAAtaatttcacataaaaaaaataaatttgttaaaagcaaataaaatagagtcacagaGCAAAGTTGACCAATACCTgctctttactttttttaaaaacagggaAACATCTCACTAAATGTGTTCAATATGCTTAGTTATAATAAATTTACACTTGACTTGAcactttaatttttaaaaagcataatGAGAATATTGTTTGGACGGGCTTGGTTGAAcagatacaaatataaatatggaaCATGATGTACCCCCAACCAGAGGCTCTGTTCACACATTCTGGAAGAATTGCATAAAAACAACATCTCAGTGTGATACTTACTGGTGTGTCCACTCTTTCTTACAGGATCTTCCAGCAGCCCCGGACCTTCTGAGACTGTTCCTGTAATCGTTCCAAGTAAATAAGTTGATTAATTTCTTCTTCTACAACAAACTTTATTTGTGCAGTTAATTACAAAGATAAATCCACTGCCGtggtgtttattattattattattattattattattattattattattatggatgcATTAGATCCACCAGCAAGTTGAGATCTGAAGAATTCAAAATGTGGGGTGACATATAAGGGTGGTTTACTCTGATATGACagcttaaaatatttgtttatagaaacctttttgttttctctatttCAGCCGACAACTGTGGAGATCCCCCTGTAGTTAAAGATGGTGTTGTGCATGTTGGTCTAACGTCTTTGACTTACCAATGCGTTCAATATTACAAACTAGTTGGTCCACAGCAAGTGGTGTGTTACGACAATGGAGAGTGGTCAGAACGACCCACCTGCAAAGGTAAAAACAAGTCAGCTCTAAAGGTTTGTCAAAGACATTGGCTGGAAACAAAAGTTaaccatttttttgttgtatctTCTGTTCAGCCAACTTCTGTCATGTCAACACTGCACTCTATCCAGAGTTAATACCTACTGGAAGTTATTTTTTAAGAGATGGTGATGAGAAGAAATTGAAATGTGTGCGAGATCCAAAGTGGTACACtgattattttgttgatttCGAGTGCAATGATGGAATACTGACACGTTCCCGCGAATGTAAGTTTTACTTTAAGCTCTTAACAAATTAATCTACCATTAAAAGAAATACCAGATACAGTCCCTAGTCATAGTTGATGAGTTTGTGGTGAGGGCGGACTGGCCAAGGGGGAAAATAATCCTTCTCCCCGCCCATAAATGTTGGAaaagtgcagttttttttaaattcacatgtCAACAAGGTGTCATGTCCTTGCTGTTACTTGACAAAGAACGCTACATTAAAAACTTAAGCAGAATCCGATCAGATTGCAGTCCATACCTCAAACACTGGACGACTGATCAAACTACACAGTTATGTCAACACAGCACTCTATCCAGAGTTAATACCTGCTggaactgtttgtttgttttaccaaATGTTCATTAACTTTAAGATCATTTTGTCAATAACGGAAAACTTTTAgtcttgttatgttttttttacggtcgatgatgtgttttttctccATTGCTACCTCAGATGTCAAAAATCACCTaactgttacaaaaaaatactaaatctcaatattatttttctttaattataaACAACACTGATTTAAATGAATTGCACCAAACACTGCAGTCCTCAgtaatacagcagcaataactTGAGGGTAAAATAGTATTATCGTATATAATACCATTTGCTGTATAGGGCGAACATGAAAAAATTGCTCAATATAGTGGAACACGGTTATAACTACAATTTCTCCATAACACTGTTGGACTGTAAAAGTATTTATCTGTTGGCACCAAAGAAAGAACCTGAGGAGAACTAACGATCCACAAGCTGATTTACTAAAAACCTTCTACACcatgtttgattgttttaaGCAGAAAAAAGTGCACACATTCAGTCCATCAGCCCTTTACCTGGGTGtgaaataaacaagctgctccACATATTCACTGCTGTGCTTCTCTGTTTTCAGGTTGTCACAGGTTGTTATCATATACAGTGAGTGACTCTTTAATCTACTTTTGTAAAACACATTGTATTTACACTGATGTTGTCTCACATGAAGCACTACTGCTGTTTATTCATGTCTTATTtagatttatgcatttatgttttactttctACCAGGGTGGATGCTAAGGCTGTATCACTAAGGGAGAGATACTGGGGCCTTTGGATTTCCTCTCGACTGACTGGAAACTTTTGAGCGACAACAAAGTTGTGATGATGCTGATACACAATGTGTTGGAAGTGTCTCATATGAAATTCCTCACAACGTCCTTAATTTTCCATTCTGATTAGTgattcatttattgttttagcAGTAGAACAAACCAATAATTTCTGCactgttttgtaaccacaattCTTGCTAAGGCTAAAACATGCATCACTGACTGGAAACCTTTGAAGTTACATTTTCAgctgaaaatgcatgttgcttattatttttgatctattgtagaaaataaataaataaaatggggaAAATTTAAATGTGGTTGTCTTATCACTTAAAAATGATGATTCTTTGATAGGCATGCTTAAATAAAATGAGGGGACAGGGGCAAGAGAATATCAAAAAGGGCTCTAGGATGTATAACAAAATAGAAAGACATATCAATAACATAAGAATAAATGGTAAACAAGCAATATTAAAACTGCTTAATAGCGACAGTATTTTCgccgttttattttattttattccccaggggctgtagcgggctcaattttattatatactggagatactgaagatctataggcaccaagtatgtc is part of the Centropristis striata isolate RG_2023a ecotype Rhode Island chromosome 11, C.striata_1.0, whole genome shotgun sequence genome and encodes:
- the LOC131980201 gene encoding complement factor H-related protein 3-like isoform X2, giving the protein MSIKYLGVFLLILFPGILHGSSSSPGPSETVPVIVPTDNCGDPPVVKDGVVHVGLTSLTYQCVQYYKLVGPQQVVCYDNGEWSERPTCKANFCHVNTALYPELIPTGSYFLRDGDEKKLKCVRDPKWYTDYFVDFECNDGILTRSRECCHRLASYTIGC
- the LOC131980201 gene encoding complement factor H-related protein 3-like isoform X1 is translated as MSIKYLGVFLLILFPGILHGSSSSPGPSETVPVIVPTDNCGDPPVVKDGVVHVGLTSLTYQCVQYYKLVGPQQVVCYDNGEWSERPTCKANFCHVNTALYPELIPTGSYFLRDGDEKKLKCVRDPKWYTDYFVDFECNDGILTRSRECCHRLLSYTGGC
- the LOC131980201 gene encoding complement factor H-related protein 4-like isoform X4 — encoded protein: MSIKYLGVFLLILFPGILHGSSSSPGPSETVPVIVPTDNCGDPPVVKDGVVHVGLTSLTYQCVQYYKLVGPQQVVCYDNGEWSERPTCKGCHRLLSYTGGC
- the LOC131980201 gene encoding complement factor H-like isoform X3; the protein is MSIKYLGVFLLILFPGILHGSSSSPGPSETVPVIVPTDNCGDPPVVKDGVVHVGLTSLTYQCVQYYKLVGPQQVVCYDNGEWSERPTCKADFCVVNTALYPELIPTGSHFLRDGDEKKLKCVRDPEWYTEHFVDFECNDGILRRTPECCHRLASYTIGC